DNA sequence from the Candidatus Zixiibacteriota bacterium genome:
TGTTGATCCCGCCCACCCCGCCGGCACGATCGCTCTGTGCGATGGTCCATTGATGGCCAACGTGTACGATTTTGATATTGGGATCAACGGAAAGGGCAGTCACGCCGCCCGTCCGCATCTGGGTGTGGACGCTATCGCCACGGCTGCGGCCGTCATCGATGCCCTGCAGGTTTTAGTCTCTCGACGGATCGATCAAAGCGTACCGGCGGTGATTACGATCGGCCAGATCGACGGCGGCACGGCCAGAAACGTGATTGCGGCAAACGTGCGCCTTATCGGCACTGCCCGTACGCTTGATCCAACCATGGCCAAACGGATCCCAGGTCTGATACGGCAGACAGTCAATGCCGTGTGCCGGGCCCATGGCGCGAGCGCCGAAATAACGCCGGTGGCCTCATACCCGATGCTCATAAACGACCCGGCTGTCAATCGCCTATATACCGATCAATTCGCTTCAATGTTCGGACGAAGGCAGGTCCGAATCGCTGACCGCAGCCTGGGCGGTGAGGATTTCGCATACTATCTGCAAAGAGTGCCGGGCGCGATGTTCCGCCTCGGCATTCGCAACTCGAAAATCGGCGCCGACCAGCCCTGGCATTCATCGAAGTTCATCGCAGATGAGGATGCCATTTTCTACGGCACGTCGTTGCTCGCAGCGGCCACCATGAAATACGCGGAAACCGGTGCTTCATGAAACGCGCCGCCCTGACATTGCTTTTCGTACTCGCGGGGATGATTGTCTCTACCCCGGAGGCCGTGGGTCAACGCACGCCGGGACAGGCGGTGACCTGGCGCAATTTCGATTATGTCCGTGCGGTGACATCGTCAAACAGTCACGTTTATTACGCCACCTCCGGCGGCATAATCCGCTACGACAAACTGCGCCGTCAGTGGGAGTTGCCGCTTACGGGCGCCGACGGCACCCCGACTGAGGACGTACAGCAGTTGTGGGTCGACCAGTTCGGGCAGACACTCTTCCTCGGCACTGAATTGGCGCTGTACGAGTATGATGCGTTCTTCGATCGCTGGACCTCAATCACCGAATTGCCCCAGCTTGATAACCAGATCAGCCATGTGCCTGCGCCGGACATCCTCACACCCCAGTTCGATGCCATCTATCGCGGCCAGGGGGAGTTTGTCGATTTTTTCAGCCGTCGTTTCGAGACCACTGATATCGTTCAGGACGCCGTCGGCGATCTCTGGATCGGCACATGGGGCTTCGGTCCGGCGCGGGGAGAAGTATTATCGGGCCTGATGGAGCTGCTTCCGTACGGATTGCTGCAGAACCAGGTGGATGTCATCCTGCCGGACGATACGGTCCTATGGCTGGCGGGTGAGATCAGGGGTGATTTTCGCACCGGACTCACCAGCTTTGACCCGTCGGGCAATCGATTCTCCTATATTGAATCCGGCCTTACGGGCGATTTTCCCGCCAATGATGTCTACTGTCTTCAGGCGGATTCGGCCTGGATCTACGTGGGTACGCCGAGAGGGTTGTATCGCCTAAACAAATCTGACCACATAGCCCGCGGGCCGCTTAATAGCCGCCGCGGATTGCCCGATGATTTCGTAACCTCTCTCGCGCTTACCGGCGAATCGCTCTATGTAGGCACGGCCGGAGGGCTGAGCCTTCTGCGGCTCCGCTCGGACTCGCTGGTCCGGATCTGGCCAGAGACGTTTCGCCGGCAGATCATATACGACCTGGAGGTTGTCGACAACACCGTGTGGATAGCGTCGAGCGCCGGGGCATTCCGCTACACTCCGGAGAATGACCGCCTCCAGCAGTTTCAGGATTCCGACCTGGTGCTATTCCATGAGGTGCTAAACGTCGAGCATTATGGTTCAGCGGTCTGGCTGGCCGCCGATGAGGGTGTGGTGAGACTCGATCTGAATACGGGCAAATCGGAGGCGTTTCGAGAACCATCGAGCCTGCGCGACCGCCGCGCCCTGGCGGTGAATGACCGCCTGATAGCACTGGCGGTCAACAACGGAGTGGCGTTGATAATTCCGGGCCGAAAGAAGACTCGCACGGTGAAGCTGACGACCAACGATGGTCTTTCCTCCGATGACATCCGCACGCTCTATCTTGGCGGCGACTACTTGTGGATCGGTTCCGACAGAGGACTGACCCGATTCCTTTGGAACGACCCTCGCTGGGTGGATTGACCCGGAGACCCGCGGCGCACGGCTCGTAGCATACTGGGATGACCATCGCGCCTTGTGCGTTCGGTGCGAGGCGGACGTGCCGGTTCACCACGCACCGAATGTCGGGTTCTACTGCCGCGTGTACGTGCCGCGCATGGAGACAAACCAGGTCTGGCCGTCCATCGAGTTCTCCATCATCCAATTCATCGTCTTGTCAGTGATGTCATAGTAGGTAGTCCGGGTGAACATGGTCATGCCCTGCATGAGGTCCTTGCCTGAGTGCACCAGTCTGCCGTCCATGAAATCGCCCTCGTAGTATGACATCCGCCCGGCGAAATTGTCGGTCCAAATGCCCTGCCACTTGCCGGTCTCGCGATCGAATCCGGTCAGGCTGAGACCTTTCATTTCCATGCCCATCATGTTGCCGGTGAAATCCATTTGCAGGGCGGCGCCGCCGCACACCAGAGTAAACACTGCAGCGGCATCATGCTTGGTCCACTCGGCATTCGGGTCCATGCGCATTTCGCCCTGGTATTTCCACGAGCCGACAAATCCGGCCACCTGTTTCATCTCGGCAGGCGGGCCGAACGCGTGCATTTCCTGAGTCTCGCCGTGGCCCTCATGCTGAGCCAGTACCGGCAGGGCCGGCACAGTTGCGGCGAGTACTATCATAATGATGTTGAACACTGACTTCATACTGTACTCCAGACGGGAAAAGTATCGGTTATAGGTTTGAGTTCCTGATTGGTTGGTTCATATACGAAAACGGCCCCTGAGTGTCAAGCCGTCAATCAGCAAACATCAGGTTGCTCGCGAGGGTTCCCGCATGAGGGCGAATGTGATGCGACGGCAGAAGGTGGTAGCCCACAGCTTGCTGAGCGGTACTCCACATCTACAATGATGGCAGAATCGCCGGTAGGGCGCTATCGCGCGCGACCCAGGGATTCTGCCCTACGCCGCTGTCGCCACAGGCTGACGGAACCGGTCGGTTCCGTCGGCTACTTCTTCTTCACCTTGTCGCGGGACAATACCGAATGAAATTCGTTGAAGATCATCTCCTTCGGTGTAAACGCAAACGGGCCCAGTTCAAACGTGGTCTGCTGCCCTTCGATCAATTGACGAACATACACCGACTGTCCACCCTCGGATGCCACCCGGATTATCACCGGCATCTCGAATTTGGCGTCAACTTTCTCAGTACTCACCGCAGCCGTGATATAGTGGGCATCGTCCCGTTTGACGATTTGGTACTGCACGTTGTACTCTGGAATGTTCCGTCCGAACAGCCAGTGATGGAAAAACCAATCAAGCGAGTCGCCGTAGTGCTTCTCGGCCAGACGAATGAACGATTCGTTGGTGTACGGTGTCGTGTTGACCATGGTCTTGAGCTCGTTGAGAAAACGCCAGAAGGTTTGGTCGCGGTTGCCCTGGCCCTCAAGATCGTACATCATGAAACGGAGCATGTGCAGCAGCCATGAACCCTTGGAGCGGGCCAGCGCCGATTCCACCCGTCGCCCGGTTCCAAGAGGTCGGTCATTGTTCAAATCCAAAAGATCATAGATATAATCACGGCGGCGGCGCAGTTCGCCGAAGAAGATTCCCGGGTCGAGCTCATGCCACACGGCCATGAGAGACAGATAGTCCGGCACCGCTTCCATCAGCCAGTATTCGCGGTCGGTTTTGGGCTGCATGAGCGCGCCGAAGTACTGCCGCGAGGCCGCCTCGGCCGCTTCCATGAGCAGTCCGCCAGTGCCGTCGACATGGCACGTGGTCTGGGACACGCCCATCAGGCCGGGCATGGTCGGCGACGGTTCAGGGTAGATGAACTCGGCGAAGGTCGACGGTGGCGGACCGAGCCGTCCGGTCATGAAATTGAAAGCGGCGACCACAGTAGGTTCATACTGGGGCGACGGGATAAAACACTCGTAGTGCGACTTGTCAATGTGACCTGAGCGGAGGAAGTTCAACGTGATGCCGATATCGCTGACCACCGTGGCCGTGTCGAACCCGGAGGCGTACGGCTGAAACTGAAACATGCGGCAAGGCTCGGACGGCGCCGACATAAACCGGGTGCGGCCGCGCTCGGATGATTCCAGCGGTGTGACGGCCGGCATTACGTAGTTATAGCCGGTGTGAATATCGAACGTCAGCGTATGCGGCGTTGCCGCCGGGTTCTCCACAAACGGCAGCACCTGGTGGTACTTCGTGCCGTGGTAGACCACGCGAAGATCAAGCGTGTCACCGCGGCGGCGGTATTCGGGTAGTAGTATTCCCATGAAGGTAAACGAGCCGCGACGCCAGAAGTCAACCGGCTGACCCCGATAGATGATGGAATCGACGCCCAGGTTGTGGTGCAGGAAAAGGGAGACAAACCGAAGGCTGTCGGCGTTTACCAGGATTTTCAAGTCGATCGCCGCTCGATCGATATTCTTGCCGTCGAGGCCGACCATGCGCAGTTCGCCGGTGCGGTCGAGAATCGTGCTAGGATATGCGATGTCGGACATGCGGTAGTCGTCGTACACACCCAGTTCCATACGCTGCAAACTAGCGCCATCGGTCATGAAGTCGTCGCCGCCCTCGTGTTCATAAGCGACCGTCACCGGCTCAGGGCGGTTGGGATCAAACATGTAGACGTACCGGTTGAAATCAATCCAGAAGAAACCGTCGCCTTTGCGCTCGAACAATGAACGCAGCAGTTGAAAGTAGTTGTCGTATTGGTGCATGACCACCGGCTTGAAGAAGAACTCGCCCTGCTGGGACCGGTTGAAATCGGCCCAGGGGAGCACGGTCTGCTCGAACTGGAACCGCTCGCGCAGGCGGAGATCGAAGTCATCCGAGAAGTTGATGAACGCCATTTCGAACTTTTCATCCACCGCCGGCTTACGCGAGGCAAACAGCAGGGACTGACTCTCGACGTGGCTCGGCATCTCAATTCGGGCATGACCGCGTCCGATGAAAATCGCCGTGGTGGGACGACCCTCCAGCTTGCGCAGCAGATACAGCCGACCCTCCTCGAATGTGAACGTGGCTATATCCTTCTGGTACACGAACGACGAAACCTGCGCCAATTCGGCGGGCGGTCTCATGCCCAGATCGGATCCCAACTGGCCATAGCAGTCCTTGAAGCGGCGGAAAAGCTCGCTTTCGGCCAGGGCAGCGGCAGACGTCAGGAGATGGGCGGCAAGCAATAAGACAACGACTTTGGTCCTCAAGGCAGGTTCCTTTCCTGGTTGGCGGTGTCAATAGTATGTAGACGCGGCGCCGCCTTATTTGTCCATATAAAACCGTGACACAGTCGTGTATTGTACGATCTGCCGGCGGAACCGGACGTATTTATCCTCGAGTTCCCGGCAAGCCGGGATAAAGGTAAACTGCGAATGTGCCCCCCATACGTCGCGGATGGCCGCCTCGATCGCCAGCGCCTCGGCGATCGACTCACGGCGCACGTCGTCTTTCGAGTAGTAAGGCTCACCCAGCGCCGCCGCCGAGCCAAGCTGGATGATGGCCGTGTAGCGGCGGTATTCGCGCTCCAGCGACGTTTCAACCTCGGTCATCGTTTCGGGGTGAAAGGCGAACGCATCGACCGTGCCGCGATCAGTGATAAATGACTTGTCGCCGATGGCATCCTCGCGCTCGGTCTGGCGGCGGAAGATTTCGCGGTGGAGGGCGGAGCGATCATGGCGGATATCGGGCGATTCGCTCAAGATGACACGCGCCAGTTCCTCGAAGAAGACGAACCCAGCCAGTAAGTCTTCGTTCTTGAGCCGTTCGATAAACTCAGTCTTGCCGGATCCGGGCGCACCGGTGACGACGATTCGACAACTGTTGTGACTGGTCATCAGGAGTGAATCTATTGGCGTGCGCGGGGTGTGTCAAGCAGGGGCGATTGTAAGTGGCCCACCGTTTGGGTGGGATTAGTGTGACTTTCTCGGAAAGAACGATGTCGGGTTTCGCGCTCAATCGGATAATGCGCGGAACCCGACCTACAAGCCCACCTCCCACCTGCCGCGAACGACCCGTGGATTCTGCCCTACCCATGCTACCAAAACGTTTCCATTGTCCTTCGCGCACCAATCTGCTATCCTTCCGCCCTGAGGAGTGACTATGGACATCCCGAAGATTCAACAATATCTCAAAGAACACCAACTCGATGGCTGGCTATTGGCTGACTTTCACGGGCGTAACGAAATTGCGGTCCGCGCCATGGGACTATCGTCGCATCTTACGCGCCGGGCGTTCTATTTTATTCCCGCCAACGGCGAAC
Encoded proteins:
- a CDS encoding M20 family metallopeptidase, with translation MIQPRKASSTISSASRVLELARRWHPTQIKWRRHLHQHPEIAHEEHETTAFLKNELGKLGLKFRPLSLKTGVIAELAGSAPGPTVAIRSDIDALPVPEQTGLPFASRIAGKMHACGHDMHMATVLGAAAVLSELKSELKGTVRFLFQPAEEVPPGGAILLIKDGALGKVDVIFGLHVDPAHPAGTIALCDGPLMANVYDFDIGINGKGSHAARPHLGVDAIATAAAVIDALQVLVSRRIDQSVPAVITIGQIDGGTARNVIAANVRLIGTARTLDPTMAKRIPGLIRQTVNAVCRAHGASAEITPVASYPMLINDPAVNRLYTDQFASMFGRRQVRIADRSLGGEDFAYYLQRVPGAMFRLGIRNSKIGADQPWHSSKFIADEDAIFYGTSLLAAATMKYAETGAS
- a CDS encoding DUF1579 family protein codes for the protein MKSVFNIIMIVLAATVPALPVLAQHEGHGETQEMHAFGPPAEMKQVAGFVGSWKYQGEMRMDPNAEWTKHDAAAVFTLVCGGAALQMDFTGNMMGMEMKGLSLTGFDRETGKWQGIWTDNFAGRMSYYEGDFMDGRLVHSGKDLMQGMTMFTRTTYYDITDKTMNWMMENSMDGQTWFVSMRGTYTRQ
- a CDS encoding AAA family ATPase → MTSHNSCRIVVTGAPGSGKTEFIERLKNEDLLAGFVFFEELARVILSESPDIRHDRSALHREIFRRQTEREDAIGDKSFITDRGTVDAFAFHPETMTEVETSLEREYRRYTAIIQLGSAAALGEPYYSKDDVRRESIAEALAIEAAIRDVWGAHSQFTFIPACRELEDKYVRFRRQIVQYTTVSRFYMDK